In a single window of the Ancylobacter polymorphus genome:
- a CDS encoding MFS transporter, giving the protein MRSERLVPLIVACALFMEQLDSTVIATSLPAIAADLHEDPISLKLALTSYLLSLAVFIPASGWFADRFGSRTVFRAAIAIFTAGSLLCGLAHSLPDFVAYRILQGMGGAMMVPVGRLVILRTVPKEELVSALAWLTIPALLGPVIGPPLGGFITTYFDWRYIFFLNLPIGVLGFLLVSRFIPDIREPDVPPFDLKGMCLSGLGLAGLVFGFALLGQHAVAPSLALAVIVVGAVSMGFYVRHARRTVKPILDLALLKIPTFFAGVVGASLFRVGIGALPFLLPLLLQLGFGLSPFASGMITFASAAGAMTMKFTAAPIIRAFGFRRVLVVNCVIAAAFIAVGALFRPGMPYLVLVGALLLGGFFRSLQFTSTNALSYADVSSEAMSRATSFASVAQQVSISTGVAVAALVLDGLRSWRGDGTIALSDFSVAFLVVAGIAVCSVFFFLRLPPNAGAELAQRRVKPAQVPEPPGEMGSAG; this is encoded by the coding sequence GTGCGCTCCGAACGTCTCGTCCCGCTCATCGTCGCCTGCGCGCTGTTCATGGAGCAGCTCGATTCGACCGTGATCGCCACCTCGCTGCCGGCCATCGCCGCCGATCTGCACGAAGACCCGATCTCGCTCAAGCTGGCGCTGACCTCCTATCTGCTGAGCCTCGCCGTGTTCATTCCGGCGAGCGGCTGGTTTGCCGACCGCTTCGGCTCGCGCACCGTGTTCCGCGCCGCCATCGCCATCTTCACCGCCGGCTCGCTGCTGTGCGGGCTCGCCCATTCGCTGCCGGACTTCGTCGCCTATCGCATCCTTCAGGGCATGGGCGGGGCGATGATGGTGCCGGTGGGGCGGCTGGTCATTCTTCGCACCGTGCCGAAGGAGGAGCTGGTTTCCGCGCTCGCCTGGCTCACCATTCCCGCTCTGCTGGGGCCGGTGATCGGCCCGCCGCTGGGCGGCTTCATCACCACCTATTTCGACTGGCGCTACATCTTCTTCCTCAATTTGCCCATCGGCGTGCTCGGCTTCCTGCTGGTGAGCCGGTTCATTCCCGATATCCGCGAACCGGACGTGCCGCCCTTCGATCTCAAGGGCATGTGCCTGTCCGGGCTCGGCCTTGCCGGCCTCGTCTTCGGCTTCGCCCTGCTCGGCCAGCACGCGGTGGCGCCCTCGCTCGCGCTCGCCGTCATCGTCGTCGGCGCGGTGTCGATGGGCTTCTATGTGCGCCACGCCCGGCGCACGGTGAAACCGATCCTTGATCTGGCACTGTTGAAGATCCCGACCTTTTTCGCCGGCGTGGTCGGCGCCTCGCTGTTCCGCGTCGGCATCGGCGCCCTGCCCTTTCTGCTGCCGCTGCTGCTGCAGCTCGGCTTCGGCCTCAGCCCCTTCGCCTCGGGCATGATTACCTTCGCCTCGGCGGCGGGGGCGATGACGATGAAATTCACCGCCGCCCCCATCATCCGCGCTTTCGGCTTCCGCCGCGTGCTGGTGGTGAACTGCGTCATCGCCGCCGCCTTCATCGCGGTGGGGGCGCTGTTCCGGCCGGGCATGCCCTATCTCGTGCTGGTCGGGGCGCTGCTGCTGGGCGGGTTCTTCCGCTCGCTGCAATTCACCAGCACCAATGCCCTCTCCTATGCCGATGTCTCGTCGGAGGCGATGAGCCGGGCGACGAGCTTCGCCAGCGTGGCGCAGCAGGTATCGATCTCCACCGGCGTCGCGGTGGCGGCGCTGGTGCTCGACGGGCTGCGCAGCTGGCGCGGCGACGGCACCATCGCCCTCAGCGATTTCAGCGTCGCCTTCCTGGTCGTGGCGGGGATCGCGGTGTGCTCGGTGTTCTTCTTCCTGCGCCTGCCGCCCAATGCCGGCGCGGAACTCGCCCAGAGGCGGGTGAAGCCCGCGCAGGTACCCGAGCCGCCGGGCGAGATGGGGAGTGCGGGCTAG
- a CDS encoding RlmE family RNA methyltransferase, with product MIDKPQPGKGGEARPLKVRLKKARSLSSSSQKWLQRQLNDPYVARAKREGWRSRAAFKLIEIDDKLKILKPGLRVVDLGAAPGGWSQVAAKKLKVDEGRGKIVAIDLLEIDPIPGVDFAQMDFLKDEAPEQLKAMLGGEADIVMSDMAANTTGHRATDHLRIVGLVELAIDFARQVLAPGGCFIAKVFQGGTEGTLLADLKRDFSAVRHIKPQASRADSAELYVVATGFRGRQRAAPEAD from the coding sequence GTGATTGACAAGCCCCAGCCCGGCAAGGGCGGCGAGGCGCGGCCGCTGAAGGTGCGGCTGAAGAAGGCCCGCTCGCTCAGTTCCTCCTCGCAGAAATGGCTCCAGCGCCAGCTTAACGATCCCTATGTCGCCCGCGCCAAGCGCGAGGGCTGGCGCTCGCGCGCCGCTTTCAAGCTGATCGAGATCGACGACAAGCTGAAAATCCTCAAGCCTGGCCTGCGGGTGGTCGATCTCGGCGCGGCTCCCGGCGGCTGGAGCCAGGTGGCAGCGAAGAAGCTAAAGGTGGACGAAGGCCGCGGCAAGATCGTCGCCATCGATCTTCTGGAGATCGACCCCATCCCCGGCGTCGATTTCGCCCAGATGGACTTCCTCAAGGACGAGGCGCCCGAGCAGCTCAAGGCCATGCTCGGCGGCGAGGCCGATATCGTCATGTCCGACATGGCCGCCAATACGACGGGCCACAGGGCGACCGACCATCTGCGCATTGTCGGGCTGGTGGAACTCGCCATCGATTTCGCCCGCCAGGTGCTGGCGCCCGGCGGCTGCTTCATCGCCAAGGTCTTTCAGGGCGGCACGGAAGGCACGTTGTTGGCGGACCTGAAGCGCGATTTCAGCGCCGTGCGCCATATCAAGCCGCAGGCGAGCCGGGCGGATTCAGCGGAGCTCTATGTGGTGGCGACGGGCTTCCGCGGCCGGCAGCGGGCGGCGCCGGAAGCCGATTAG
- a CDS encoding Ppx/GppA phosphatase family protein: MVDETQIWAGERVTETSAGDERPSVRVRPNAPPYGGAAGRDPRSGPRPRNNDPCYAALDLGTNNCRLLVARPTGSGFRVVDAFSRIVRLGEGLICSGRLGAAAMDRAVEALKVCAAKIEARHIVDRRLIATEACRSAVNGAEFIDRVTRETGLELEIVDRETEARLAASGCTPLVDPTSDGAVLFDIGGGSTEVVWLDRVETRDGGPPAAVIRAWVSVPLGVVTVAERHGGVKVTRDDFEAMVNEFTPHLAGFVQAVGPHNCGRLHLLGTSGTVTTIAGVHLDLPRYDRSQVDGTWLGAEQVRVVVDRLLAMPFAERAANPCIGVERADLVLAGCAILESVRRAFPCDRLRVADRGLREGILVELMRADGVWRPRGGAST; this comes from the coding sequence ATGGTCGACGAGACCCAGATATGGGCCGGGGAGCGGGTGACGGAAACGTCCGCCGGCGACGAGCGGCCCTCTGTGCGTGTGCGTCCGAACGCGCCGCCCTATGGCGGTGCGGCGGGCCGTGACCCGCGCTCGGGTCCGCGCCCGCGCAACAACGACCCCTGCTATGCCGCGCTCGATCTCGGCACCAATAATTGCCGGCTGCTCGTCGCCCGCCCCACCGGCAGCGGCTTCCGCGTCGTCGATGCCTTCTCGCGCATCGTCCGGCTGGGGGAGGGGCTGATCTGCTCCGGCCGTCTCGGCGCGGCGGCGATGGACCGGGCGGTCGAGGCGCTGAAGGTCTGCGCCGCCAAGATCGAGGCGCGCCACATCGTCGATCGCCGGCTGATCGCCACCGAGGCCTGCCGCTCCGCTGTCAATGGCGCCGAATTCATCGACCGTGTGACGCGCGAGACCGGGCTCGAACTGGAGATCGTCGACCGCGAAACCGAGGCGCGCCTCGCCGCTTCCGGCTGCACGCCGCTGGTCGATCCCACTTCAGACGGGGCGGTGCTGTTCGATATTGGCGGCGGTTCGACCGAAGTGGTGTGGCTCGACCGGGTGGAAACGCGCGATGGCGGCCCGCCGGCGGCGGTGATCCGCGCCTGGGTATCGGTGCCGCTCGGCGTCGTTACCGTGGCCGAACGCCATGGCGGGGTGAAGGTGACCCGCGACGATTTCGAAGCGATGGTCAATGAGTTCACGCCGCATCTCGCCGGCTTCGTGCAGGCGGTGGGCCCGCATAATTGCGGCCGGCTGCATCTGCTCGGCACCTCAGGCACGGTGACGACCATTGCCGGCGTGCATCTCGACCTGCCGCGCTATGACCGTTCGCAGGTCGATGGCACCTGGCTCGGGGCCGAGCAGGTGCGGGTGGTGGTGGACAGGCTGCTGGCCATGCCCTTTGCCGAGCGCGCGGCCAATCCGTGCATCGGGGTGGAGCGGGCCGACCTTGTTCTGGCGGGCTGTGCGATCCTCGAATCGGTACGCCGGGCGTTTCCCTGCGACCGCCTGCGCGTGGCCGATCGTGGCCTCAGGGAAGGAATTCTGGTGGAACTGATGCGTGCCGATGGTGTGTGGCGTCCGAGGGGCGGAGCCTCGACGTGA
- a CDS encoding invasion associated locus B family protein, with amino-acid sequence MHHFTRRAAALLLAPCLLAGASAAHAQTAPAEAKAPVRTETTAFDNWVVTCRASIEKGAKKTCVASLKVTESKSKKTVLLWQIGQDKAGAPTYLVRTPLGVRLKDGVQIIIAKGKPRKVDYASCGRGGCEAIGPFEDAFGKELLTAKEVVASFVLANGQTVNVNLPMAGIAQALPALKG; translated from the coding sequence ATGCATCACTTCACTCGTCGTGCCGCTGCCCTGCTGCTGGCTCCCTGCCTTCTCGCCGGCGCGTCCGCCGCCCATGCGCAGACCGCGCCGGCTGAGGCCAAGGCGCCGGTCCGCACGGAAACCACCGCTTTCGACAATTGGGTGGTGACCTGCCGCGCCAGCATCGAGAAGGGCGCGAAGAAGACCTGCGTCGCCTCGCTCAAAGTGACCGAATCGAAGTCGAAAAAGACCGTGCTGCTCTGGCAGATTGGCCAGGACAAGGCCGGCGCCCCGACCTATCTCGTGCGCACCCCGCTCGGCGTCCGGCTGAAGGACGGCGTGCAGATCATCATTGCCAAGGGCAAGCCGCGCAAGGTCGACTACGCCTCCTGTGGCCGGGGCGGCTGCGAGGCCATCGGTCCGTTCGAGGACGCCTTCGGCAAGGAACTTCTCACCGCCAAGGAAGTCGTCGCGAGCTTCGTCCTCGCCAATGGCCAGACGGTCAATGTGAACCTGCCCATGGCGGGGATCGCCCAGGCGCTGCCGGCGCTGAAGGGCTGA
- a CDS encoding autotransporter outer membrane beta-barrel domain-containing protein, with protein sequence MRRNDTHASAPVIVDHRRAVLFGSVSGVAVAAMLAAAVMLSPSGADAEPAAPASCTETPSAGSWFCDNSPVPTDGDINGNENANTITIIGGNYSWYDTATGFSNINGQGEDDVITVAPDATLPDHSSIYIKGSINGDDGDDTINFGGGTLSSDTGTVSLFQGNIDGGDGDDVINVTASDQVGTTIERGGIPGTANIYGGSGNDEIRIFNSSSQDILIEGSVDGGSGRDEISVFATDGGDIYIGGDVEGGRGDDRILLGAFGFRSDVRADDVEGGSGDDFIGVFSGFGGETRVDDIDGGRGDDFILVGNVFGGETRVDDIDGGSGNDFIGVVSVLGGETRVDDIDGGWGNDAIVLAAIGPGADVRADDIDGGWGNDLILVGNALGGETRVDDIDGGAGNDFIGVVSVLGGETRVDDIDGGWGNDAIVLAAIGPGADVRADDIDGGWGNDLILVGNALGGETRVDDIDGGAGNDFIGVVSVLGGETRVDDIDGGWGNDAIVLAAIGPGADVRADDIDGGWGNDLILVGNALGGETRVDDIDGGAGNDFIGVVSVLGGETRVDDIDGGWGNDAIVLAAIGPGADVRADDISGGDGNDLIVLGAAFGGDVRVDDVSGGDGNDAIVLASAGRWSDVSTDDISGGDGDDLIVLSASEGGEIRFDDISGDSEDRRGGDDRRYRASNDDVIVLSATEDGEISGNDIDGNRGDDFIGLFASEGGDIRVEDISGGDGDDILVLAATGRRSDIEAEDISGGDGDDFIGLLASQGAEIRVDDISGGDGDDIIGLLATRGGEIRADDISGGDGDDFIGLIASEGGEIRVDDISGGDGDDLIVLSASDGGEIRFDDISGDSEDRRGGDDRRYRASNDDVIVLSATEGGEIRGNDIDGGRGDDFIGLFASEGGDIRVEDIDGGRGDDTIILAATDRRSDIRADDIDGGSGDDFIGLFASERAEVRFDSISGGFGDDVIGLLATKGGEISGGDISGGFGDDAIGLIATKGGEIRVDDISGGDGDDTIALLASKGGEIRFDDISGDGGWFSSGDDRIVLAASEGGEIRGNDIDGDRGDDFIGLFASEGGDIRVDDIDGGRGDDTIILAATDRRSDIRADDIDGGSGDDFIGLFASERAEVRFDSISGGFGDDVIGLLATKGGEISGGDISGGFGDDAIGLIATKGGEIRVDDISGGDGDDTIALLASKGGEIRFDDISGDGGWFSSGDDRIVLAASEGGEIRGNDIDGGRGDDFIVLFASEGGDIRVDDIDGGRGDDTIILAATDRRSDIRADDIDGGSGDDRIALYADGGDIRIDDIDGGSGDDDILIAATDAEGSWISLDNIRGGSGDDLVVLSGLDNMNSNFFIGGEIDGGRGFDTLLVTNGSTLSLDEVERFQQLGVSDGSYLQLTQRWVNFNGNSGTDGLVAVDSTSYLRLSNANADLDTGTFVLEGSQEGELGYRTINTGVAAGDLAVTGGVLDVAGDSVGGVHDTRIELYHATDNLVLEDLPAATFINQGTIALHNGIDDVAGDRLTINGNYVGGGNLLIDTYLYDAASATDILVINGNVAAESTTTIYVNNTNPGEGIYTGTSFGQGIKVVDVSEGSASPDDAFQLARNSVSGEREVMGGAFSYRLFQDASSGGLADGGSGGDWYLRAGYTAQATGYATAPSAMQRHFYAGMDTLYKRLGEMRQQEQLEGRNADLAQSVNKAPAYQPVPAPKFQMWGRGGGADLSYDVSGGWDFSQQSWGLQAGGDYTFDYNAWRITLGAFGGYGWSDVDVDGDWTSWGGSSTMDINGWNAGIYASFRQVGLAPGAGFYTDVVGKVDVLDLDIASTSNVTANTDATVWGGSIEMGYGFEVASGWVIQPQAQLAYASANQDAYVDSIGTYVTPGDADSLIGRLGLQVQSTFVMATGQTLTPYATFNVLSEFLGDNKTNVAGTVLTSDINGTWYNAGLGFTADLNGTVALFANGEYNFGDVQGWAGTGGVKVRW encoded by the coding sequence CAGTGCTGTTCGGCTCGGTGTCCGGCGTTGCCGTGGCGGCGATGCTGGCGGCTGCCGTCATGCTGTCCCCGTCCGGGGCTGACGCCGAACCGGCGGCTCCGGCTAGCTGCACAGAGACCCCGAGTGCGGGGAGCTGGTTCTGCGACAACAGCCCGGTCCCTACCGACGGGGACATTAACGGCAACGAAAATGCGAACACGATAACCATCATCGGTGGCAATTACTCCTGGTATGACACGGCCACCGGCTTCAGCAACATCAACGGGCAGGGCGAAGATGACGTGATCACCGTCGCGCCCGATGCCACGTTGCCTGATCACAGCTCGATTTACATCAAGGGCTCGATCAATGGCGACGACGGCGACGACACCATCAATTTCGGCGGGGGCACGCTCTCCTCGGACACCGGCACCGTCTCGCTCTTCCAGGGCAATATCGATGGCGGCGACGGGGATGATGTCATCAATGTGACCGCCTCTGACCAGGTTGGTACAACGATCGAGCGGGGCGGCATTCCGGGCACGGCCAACATCTATGGCGGCTCCGGCAATGACGAGATCAGAATCTTCAATTCGTCCTCGCAGGACATTCTGATTGAGGGCTCGGTCGACGGCGGCTCTGGCCGCGACGAGATCTCGGTTTTCGCAACGGATGGCGGCGATATCTACATCGGCGGTGATGTCGAGGGCGGGCGCGGCGACGACAGAATTCTGCTCGGCGCCTTCGGCTTCCGCAGCGATGTGCGGGCCGACGACGTCGAGGGCGGCTCCGGAGACGATTTCATTGGCGTGTTCAGCGGCTTCGGCGGCGAGACGCGGGTGGACGACATTGACGGCGGTCGCGGCGACGACTTCATTCTGGTCGGCAATGTGTTTGGCGGCGAAACCCGCGTCGACGACATCGACGGCGGCTCCGGCAACGACTTCATCGGCGTGGTCAGTGTCCTCGGCGGTGAAACGCGCGTCGACGATATCGACGGCGGCTGGGGTAATGATGCCATTGTCCTGGCGGCGATCGGCCCCGGCGCGGATGTGCGTGCGGACGACATCGATGGCGGCTGGGGCAATGACCTCATTCTGGTCGGCAACGCGCTGGGCGGCGAGACCCGCGTCGACGATATCGACGGCGGCGCCGGCAACGACTTCATCGGCGTGGTCAGCGTCCTCGGCGGTGAAACGCGCGTCGACGATATCGACGGCGGCTGGGGTAATGATGCCATTGTCCTGGCGGCGATCGGCCCCGGCGCGGATGTGCGTGCGGACGACATCGATGGCGGCTGGGGCAATGACCTCATTCTGGTCGGCAACGCGCTGGGCGGCGAGACCCGCGTCGACGATATCGACGGCGGCGCCGGCAACGACTTCATCGGCGTGGTCAGCGTCCTCGGCGGTGAAACGCGCGTCGACGATATCGACGGCGGCTGGGGTAATGACGCCATTGTCCTGGCGGCGATCGGCCCCGGCGCGGATGTGCGTGCGGACGACATCGATGGCGGCTGGGGCAATGACCTCATTCTGGTCGGCAACGCGCTGGGCGGCGAGACCCGCGTCGACGATATCGACGGTGGCGCCGGCAACGACTTCATCGGCGTGGTCAGCGTCCTCGGCGGTGAAACGCGCGTCGATGATATCGACGGCGGCTGGGGTAATGACGCCATTGTCCTGGCGGCGATCGGCCCCGGCGCGGATGTGCGTGCGGACGATATCAGCGGCGGTGACGGCAATGATCTGATCGTCCTCGGCGCGGCGTTCGGCGGCGATGTCCGTGTGGACGACGTTTCCGGCGGCGACGGCAACGATGCGATCGTTCTGGCGTCGGCCGGGCGGTGGAGCGATGTCAGCACCGACGACATTTCCGGCGGCGACGGCGACGATCTGATCGTGCTGAGCGCGTCGGAGGGCGGCGAGATCCGCTTCGACGACATTTCTGGCGACAGCGAGGATCGCCGCGGCGGCGACGACCGGCGCTACCGGGCGAGCAATGACGATGTGATCGTGCTCTCGGCGACCGAAGACGGCGAGATTTCCGGCAATGACATTGACGGCAATCGCGGCGATGACTTCATCGGTCTGTTCGCTTCCGAAGGCGGCGACATCCGGGTTGAGGACATTTCCGGCGGCGACGGTGACGATATCCTGGTGCTGGCGGCCACCGGCCGCCGCAGCGACATCGAGGCCGAGGACATTTCCGGCGGCGATGGCGACGACTTCATCGGCCTGCTCGCCTCGCAGGGCGCTGAGATTCGCGTCGACGACATCTCCGGCGGCGACGGCGACGATATCATCGGTCTGCTGGCCACCCGTGGCGGCGAGATCCGTGCCGACGACATCTCCGGCGGCGATGGTGACGATTTCATCGGCCTGATCGCCAGCGAGGGCGGCGAGATCCGGGTTGACGACATTTCCGGCGGCGACGGCGACGATCTGATCGTGCTGAGCGCGTCGGACGGCGGCGAGATCCGCTTCGACGACATTTCCGGCGACAGCGAGGATCGCCGCGGCGGCGACGACCGGCGCTACCGGGCGAGCAATGACGATGTGATCGTGCTCTCGGCGACCGAAGGCGGCGAGATCCGTGGCAACGACATTGACGGTGGTCGCGGCGACGACTTCATCGGCCTGTTCGCTTCCGAGGGCGGCGACATCCGGGTCGAGGACATCGACGGCGGCCGTGGCGACGACACCATCATCCTCGCGGCCACCGACCGTCGCAGCGACATCCGCGCCGACGACATCGATGGCGGCTCGGGCGACGACTTCATCGGCCTGTTCGCGTCCGAGCGGGCGGAAGTGCGCTTCGACAGCATCTCCGGCGGCTTCGGCGACGACGTCATCGGCCTGCTGGCGACCAAGGGTGGCGAGATTTCCGGCGGCGACATCTCCGGCGGCTTCGGTGACGACGCCATCGGCCTGATCGCCACCAAGGGCGGCGAGATCCGCGTCGATGACATTTCCGGCGGCGATGGCGACGACACGATCGCCCTGCTGGCCTCGAAGGGCGGCGAAATCCGCTTCGACGACATCTCCGGCGATGGCGGCTGGTTCTCCAGCGGCGACGACCGCATCGTTCTGGCGGCGTCGGAAGGCGGCGAAATCCGTGGCAACGACATTGACGGTGATCGCGGCGACGACTTCATCGGCCTGTTCGCTTCCGAGGGCGGCGACATCCGTGTCGACGACATCGACGGCGGCCGTGGCGACGACACCATCATCCTGGCGGCCACCGACCGTCGCAGCGACATCCGCGCCGACGACATCGATGGCGGCTCGGGCGACGACTTCATCGGCCTGTTCGCGTCCGAGCGGGCGGAAGTGCGCTTCGACAGCATCTCCGGCGGCTTCGGCGACGACGTCATCGGCCTGCTGGCGACCAAGGGTGGCGAGATTTCCGGAGGTGACATCTCCGGCGGCTTCGGTGACGACGCCATCGGCCTGATCGCCACCAAGGGCGGCGAGATCCGCGTCGATGACATTTCCGGCGGCGATGGCGACGACACGATCGCCCTGCTGGCCTCGAAGGGCGGCGAAATCCGCTTCGACGACATCTCCGGCGATGGCGGCTGGTTCTCCAGCGGCGACGACCGCATCGTTCTGGCGGCGTCGGAAGGCGGCGAAATCCGTGGCAACGACATTGACGGTGGTCGCGGCGACGACTTCATCGTGCTGTTCGCTTCCGAGGGCGGCGACATCCGTGTCGACGACATCGACGGCGGCCGTGGCGACGACACCATCATCCTCGCGGCCACCGACCGTCGCAGCGACATCCGCGCCGACGACATCGATGGCGGCTCGGGCGATGACCGCATTGCCCTCTACGCCGATGGCGGCGACATCCGCATCGACGATATCGACGGCGGTTCGGGCGACGACGACATCCTCATCGCCGCCACGGATGCGGAGGGCAGCTGGATCTCCCTCGACAATATTCGCGGTGGCTCGGGTGACGATCTCGTCGTGCTGTCGGGTCTCGACAACATGAACTCCAATTTCTTCATCGGCGGGGAGATTGACGGTGGTCGCGGCTTCGACACGCTCCTCGTCACCAATGGCAGCACGCTGTCGCTGGATGAGGTCGAGCGCTTCCAGCAACTCGGCGTGTCCGATGGCTCCTATCTCCAGCTCACCCAGCGCTGGGTGAACTTCAACGGCAATAGCGGCACCGACGGGCTGGTGGCGGTCGACTCGACCTCCTATCTGCGCCTCTCGAACGCCAATGCCGACCTCGACACGGGCACCTTCGTTCTCGAAGGTTCGCAGGAGGGGGAACTGGGCTACCGCACGATCAATACCGGGGTGGCCGCGGGCGACCTCGCCGTGACCGGCGGCGTGCTCGACGTGGCCGGTGACTCGGTCGGCGGTGTCCATGACACCCGGATCGAACTCTACCACGCCACGGACAACCTGGTGCTGGAGGATCTCCCGGCCGCGACCTTCATCAACCAGGGCACCATTGCGCTGCATAATGGCATTGATGACGTGGCCGGCGACCGCCTGACCATCAATGGCAACTATGTCGGCGGCGGTAACCTGCTGATCGACACCTATCTCTACGACGCGGCCAGCGCGACCGACATTCTCGTCATCAACGGCAATGTCGCCGCCGAGAGCACGACGACCATCTACGTCAACAACACCAACCCCGGCGAAGGCATCTACACCGGCACGAGCTTCGGCCAGGGCATCAAGGTGGTGGACGTGTCGGAAGGCAGCGCCTCGCCCGACGACGCCTTCCAACTGGCGCGCAACAGCGTCAGCGGCGAGCGCGAAGTGATGGGGGGCGCCTTCTCCTACCGCCTGTTCCAGGATGCTTCCAGCGGCGGTCTCGCCGATGGCGGCAGTGGCGGCGACTGGTATCTGCGCGCGGGCTACACCGCGCAGGCCACCGGCTACGCGACCGCGCCGTCGGCCATGCAGCGCCACTTCTACGCCGGCATGGACACGCTCTATAAGCGCCTCGGCGAGATGCGCCAGCAGGAGCAGCTCGAAGGCCGCAACGCCGATCTGGCGCAGTCGGTGAATAAGGCCCCGGCCTATCAGCCGGTGCCGGCGCCGAAGTTCCAGATGTGGGGCCGCGGTGGCGGCGCCGATCTCAGCTACGACGTGAGCGGCGGCTGGGATTTCTCGCAGCAGAGCTGGGGCCTGCAGGCCGGCGGTGACTACACCTTCGACTATAATGCCTGGCGCATCACCCTCGGCGCGTTCGGTGGCTATGGCTGGTCGGATGTCGATGTGGATGGCGACTGGACGTCCTGGGGCGGCAGCTCCACCATGGACATCAATGGCTGGAATGCCGGCATCTACGCCTCGTTCCGCCAGGTCGGCCTGGCGCCGGGCGCCGGCTTCTACACCGACGTGGTCGGCAAGGTCGACGTGCTCGATCTCGACATCGCTTCCACCAGCAACGTGACGGCGAACACCGACGCCACGGTGTGGGGCGGCTCGATCGAGATGGGCTACGGCTTCGAGGTCGCGAGCGGTTGGGTGATCCAGCCGCAGGCCCAGCTCGCCTATGCCAGCGCCAATCAGGATGCCTATGTCGACTCGATCGGCACCTATGTGACGCCGGGTGATGCGGACTCGCTGATCGGGCGCCTCGGCCTGCAGGTTCAGTCGACCTTCGTCATGGCCACCGGCCAGACGCTTACGCCCTACGCCACCTTCAACGTGCTGTCGGAGTTCCTGGGCGACAACAAGACCAATGTCGCGGGCACCGTGCTCACCAGCGACATCAACGGCACCTGGTACAATGCCGGCCTCGGCTTCACCGCCGACCTCAACGGCACCGTCGCCCTGTTCGCCAACGGCGAATACAATTTCGGCGATGTGCAGGGCTGGGCTGGTACGGGCGGCGTGAAGGTCCGCTGGTAA